Proteins from a genomic interval of Mesobacillus sp. S13:
- a CDS encoding carbamoyl phosphate synthase small subunit produces MKKQLILEDGTVFVGEGFGSETATAGEVVFNTGMTGYQEILSDPSYCGQIVTLTYPLIGNYGINRDDFESINPAVQGLVVRENADFPSNWRSELPLDAYLKMKNIPGIAGIDTRKLTKIIRQHGTLKGSICGMDANPDEVIATLKSRLLPSDQVKQVSTKTAYPSPGRGHRVVLVDFGLKHGILRELNDRNCDVVVVPYNTTADEILSLSPDGIMLSNGPGDPKDVPEAIQMIKSLLGKVPMFGICLGHQLFALACGADTEKMKFGHRGSNHPVKDLQTGKVALTSQNHGYTVTEDSVTGTELEVTHIALNDGTIEGLAHKTAAAFTVQYHPEASPGPEDANGLFNQFIELVEAEKKEAVTNAKA; encoded by the coding sequence ATGAAAAAGCAGTTGATTTTGGAAGATGGCACGGTATTTGTTGGAGAAGGCTTTGGCAGTGAAACAGCGACGGCAGGAGAAGTGGTATTCAATACAGGAATGACTGGCTACCAGGAAATTTTGTCAGATCCATCATACTGCGGACAAATTGTGACATTGACATACCCGCTAATCGGTAACTACGGCATCAATCGAGATGATTTTGAATCAATCAACCCTGCAGTCCAGGGTCTCGTCGTAAGGGAGAATGCTGACTTTCCATCCAATTGGCGCTCTGAACTTCCTTTGGATGCTTACCTAAAAATGAAAAACATACCTGGCATAGCCGGGATCGATACTAGAAAGTTGACGAAGATCATTCGCCAGCACGGGACATTGAAAGGATCCATCTGCGGGATGGATGCAAATCCCGATGAAGTCATTGCCACATTAAAGAGCAGACTCCTGCCAAGTGATCAGGTAAAGCAAGTATCCACGAAAACAGCTTACCCAAGTCCTGGCCGCGGCCACAGGGTGGTCCTGGTTGACTTCGGACTAAAGCACGGAATTTTGCGAGAGTTGAATGATCGCAATTGTGATGTGGTTGTTGTCCCGTATAATACGACTGCTGACGAGATCCTAAGTCTTAGCCCGGATGGCATCATGCTGTCAAATGGACCTGGGGACCCGAAAGATGTGCCAGAAGCAATACAAATGATCAAGAGCTTGCTGGGTAAGGTTCCAATGTTCGGAATTTGTCTTGGACATCAGTTATTTGCCCTAGCCTGCGGAGCAGATACAGAGAAAATGAAATTCGGTCATCGCGGTTCGAACCATCCAGTAAAGGATTTACAAACAGGAAAAGTAGCACTGACGTCTCAAAACCATGGATATACCGTTACGGAAGACTCTGTCACAGGAACAGAGCTTGAGGTTACACATATAGCATTGAATGACGGGACGATCGAGGGGCTGGCCCATAAGACGGCGGCAGCATTCACAGTCCAATATCATCCAGAAGCGTCTCCAGGACCGGAGGATGCGAACGGATTATTCAACCAATTCATCGAGCTAGTTGAAGCAGAAAAAAAGGAGGCTGTCACAAATGCCAAAGCGTAA